A genomic segment from Blastococcus sp. PRF04-17 encodes:
- a CDS encoding ABC transporter permease subunit has protein sequence MSNAIRRGATLALLAVAILLPFVLDGFWLQTGLFAMAAIVGAIGLTLLVGVAGQLSLGHAFFAAVGAFTYAWLAGEADAPVPGLGLPPLLAFVLAASAAALAGALFSPIAGRLRGIYLGLATLGLVFLARHLIVNLDGISGGSTGAGSSPSPSLASASATAIQTSLPSRVSSSPVCTASGTCSWALRSCPRGSPST, from the coding sequence TCCGCCGCGGGGCGACACTTGCCCTGCTAGCTGTCGCGATCCTCCTGCCGTTCGTGCTTGACGGCTTCTGGCTCCAGACCGGGCTGTTCGCGATGGCCGCGATCGTCGGAGCGATCGGTCTCACCCTGCTCGTCGGCGTGGCCGGCCAGCTGTCGCTCGGCCACGCGTTCTTCGCAGCCGTCGGCGCCTTCACGTACGCCTGGCTTGCTGGCGAAGCCGACGCTCCAGTACCCGGGCTCGGCCTTCCACCGTTGCTCGCGTTCGTTCTCGCGGCATCGGCCGCAGCCTTGGCTGGTGCGCTGTTCAGCCCTATCGCGGGACGACTGCGAGGCATCTATCTGGGGCTCGCAACCCTCGGCCTGGTCTTCCTAGCGCGACACCTCATCGTCAACCTCGACGGCATCAGCGGGGGTTCAACGGGCGCGGGGTCCAGCCCTTCTCCGTCCCTGGCTTCAGCTTCAGCAACCGCGATCCAGACTTCCTTGCCATCGCGGGTGTCCAGTTCACCGGTCTGCACCGCCTCTGGTACCTGTTCCTGGGCGTTGCGCTCCTGTCCGCGTGGATCGCCGTCAACCTGA
- a CDS encoding branched-chain amino acid ABC transporter permease codes for MAGVQFTGLHRLWYLFLGVALLSAWIAVNLKASRTGRALANVRDSETAAAAMGIHVARAKATAFVISSAYAGVAGVLLALAYTRISPDVFALQLSIDFLVMIVIGGLGSVGGAAAGAVFVAALPLILTQYSGDLPFLATPGTGGLDAATLARFLYGAAIIAVLLFLRGGLAGALRRRRARLSTPDRDDFTAPAPHPAVPPHVAGDGTTHDPRAAGVPTSSKETTR; via the coding sequence ATCGCGGGTGTCCAGTTCACCGGTCTGCACCGCCTCTGGTACCTGTTCCTGGGCGTTGCGCTCCTGTCCGCGTGGATCGCCGTCAACCTGAAGGCGAGCCGGACCGGTCGTGCGCTGGCCAATGTCCGGGACAGTGAGACCGCTGCGGCGGCGATGGGCATTCACGTGGCCCGCGCCAAGGCCACCGCGTTCGTCATCTCGTCCGCCTACGCCGGTGTGGCAGGCGTCCTCTTGGCGCTCGCCTACACGCGCATCTCGCCCGATGTCTTCGCCTTGCAGTTGTCGATCGACTTCCTGGTCATGATCGTCATCGGCGGGCTCGGATCCGTCGGCGGTGCCGCGGCCGGGGCCGTCTTCGTGGCGGCACTCCCTCTGATCCTGACCCAGTACAGCGGCGATCTCCCGTTCTTGGCGACCCCGGGAACCGGCGGGCTGGATGCAGCAACGCTCGCCCGGTTCCTCTACGGCGCCGCGATCATCGCCGTCCTCCTCTTCCTTCGGGGAGGTCTCGCCGGCGCGCTGAGGCGACGGCGTGCGCGGCTATCGACCCCCGACCGCGACGACTTCACCGCGCCGGCACCGCACCCGGCGGTTCCACCCCACGTGGCCGGTGACGGCACCACCCACGATCCGCGCGCCGCCGGCGTGCCTACCTCGTCGAAGGAGACGACCCGATGA